AGTCATCAACAAGAGAGCATTACCcccgccccacacacacacacacacacaagtgactGTATAAAACCTTAATTTGCAAGGCATGTCTTATGCAGACTCGCAGCCTCACAAACTTGATGCCTGAAAGTCCGGAGGGTGGACATTTGGATCCAGCCTTTCTTTCTTAATGCGGTGCTTTGTGATGAGTGCTCACTTTTTCTTCTAAAACAAAGAGCCCTATCCCTCCTTTGTCTGATTGTTCTAGGTGGGTATCCCAGAATCTTCGGTAAAACGTTGTGTCCTACAGATCGCCAGTGCTTTGGAGTTCATCCACAGCCATGGCCTGGTCCACCGTGATATCAAGCCTGAAAACATCCTCCTATTGGACAATCACTGCTGCCAGGTCAAGCTGGCAGACTTTGGCCTGGCCCAGAAGAGAGGCACTCTGATACGCTTTATCACAGGAACCCTGCCCTACATGGCCCCGGAGCTTTGTACCGTGGCCCTGATGGAGGGCCAGAAAGAAGTGACCGCTCCTCCGCTTAGTGTGGAACCAAGCCTGGACACCTGGGCCTTCGGGGTGGTTATCTTTTGCATCCTTACGGGCTACTTCCCCTGGGAGTGCTGCATGGAATCGGATGACTTCTACCAGGAGTTTGCAGACTGGTGCAGAATGGAGGAGAGACCCAACACTGATGAGGACATTCCTCCTTTGTGGAAAAGGTTCACTCCAGAAGCCATGGAGATGTTTGGTAAGCTCCTGGCTCTAGATGTAGGAAAGAGGTGTACAGTGGGGGTAGTTAGAGCTTATGTGGAGAAGGACTGGCTCAAGAAGGTACATGGGATCGGGCAGCAGGAGacagcagaaaaagaaaaagtcaaggAATAATACTGGACATGGCGAAGTGGAGGCCTAATACTTATACAATCTAAAGCTTTTAGAAGCCTAGACAGCATGTCAAATATGCAATCAAAGGTGCCTAGTATCAGGCATGGTATTGCAATGATGACACATATGGTGTTTACATCATTTGGAGAGGTGAGACATAATTCTAAAGGTTGTGTCCTAGAGTCAATTTAAAAGACCATTTGACAGGAGGATTCAGACAACTACATAAAGTCCACATATGCTGGAGTTCCTGTGGTAGAATAATATTCAGATCCTTCACTGAAGTAGAAGTTTGgcattcaaatatgtatttacgTAAAGTATTGTAAGCAAAATGCTTACTTACTTATCATGTatttgactatatatatatagtcaaaatacatattatacattatattcttGGTTTGGATTATTGCATTCTTATTTTTACTGATGCGTTAAATGTAAGTAGTAAATCAAGATAGAGCTGATTTTAGCAACTTGCACCACTAAAGTACAACTAAGGTGGGTCCTGCATCATAATATATGTGGCTCTGTTTTGTAGAGGTACCAGGTCAATCCAGCCATGCTGCTTGGGTATTTTGACCCATAAAAAAGCATGATATTTTATAGAtcatatgttttaaatgtaaaatctaATGATGCAAAGTAAGTAGAAAAGTCAgatacatataaaatatgatgtggTGGAACACCTCTTCAATTATAAACAAATGTATCTTTTATATTAAGGAGGTATGTATGAAGGGGTTTAAAttcaaataaaccaataaacaaaatactAAAATCAAGCCTGCGGGGATGACAAGTACCAAAGAATGAGGGACTGCTACAAGTAATATCTACAAGACTGCCCCCTGAAATGTATTAGAACAGAAATGTACAGTAACATGAAATACTTTGCACTTAAAGGGACACTCCAAAGATTGTACGTGTGTTCAGTTCAGTTagagtaataatataataatataatataatgtcttCTGTTATAAAAAGTATTCCCGATGATGTGGTTGGGGTTATCTTGGATCGGGCTTtaaactttgacattttaaagagttAGCCTGCATTACAAACTTGACACAAACTCAAGAAGTGGACACTTGCATTGTGGGAaagtaggatccagtgtttttggagctccACCAAAACTCAGATGTCCGAGCTTCTGCTGcaccatttattttaattattttaatctgtGAATCTCCAAACTTTATTGCAgtgcaacattaaaatacagGCGTACAC
This window of the Cottoperca gobio chromosome 7, fCotGob3.1, whole genome shotgun sequence genome carries:
- the LOC115011209 gene encoding serine/threonine-protein kinase SBK1, whose protein sequence is MIELGLADGSLIDELMELTAQSLSQREIQEHFNIIKEIGRGKYGKVLLVTHRFRGTPMALKVMPKASTKLQGFLREYCISLHLSCHPCIVGLFGIAFHSNEHYCFAQELVIGRDLFAVIQPKVGIPESSVKRCVLQIASALEFIHSHGLVHRDIKPENILLLDNHCCQVKLADFGLAQKRGTLIRFITGTLPYMAPELCTVALMEGQKEVTAPPLSVEPSLDTWAFGVVIFCILTGYFPWECCMESDDFYQEFADWCRMEERPNTDEDIPPLWKRFTPEAMEMFGKLLALDVGKRCTVGVVRAYVEKDWLKKVHGIGQQETAEKEKVKE